One genomic window of Quercus lobata isolate SW786 chromosome 9, ValleyOak3.0 Primary Assembly, whole genome shotgun sequence includes the following:
- the LOC115960100 gene encoding bark storage protein A-like translates to MWAVDLQVMLVVGLLVMLQLQQSLQLRSSHPMHGVVDKINEKAGPYIGLVMTFPTEELALIDSAFFVPSSEIPWVDLAGRRFNIGTIKGEDVIYVMTGEQTVNAGMTVQILLDTFDIIGIVHYGIAGSSNDSVYIGDVSVPNYVAYTGSWTWKEFRSAEENVTELNFGNFNFPEKGENLLAMIDFTPQQLYSVGKPMEEVFWLPIDPKLFNIASELQDVKLKQCVSETYCLPETPKVVYGLRGSTADIYLDNAAYREFLFKAFNVSTVDEESAAIVMTSLSNGVPCIVFRGVSDYAGGEGLLSSTSLTYLAAVNALSVAVEFIGLFGEEAPRPLKVDTI, encoded by the exons ATGTGGGCTGTTGATTTGCAAGTAATGTTAGTGGTGGGTTTATTGGTTATGTTACAGCTTCAACAGTCTTTGCAACTGAGATCTAGTCATCCAATGCATGGGGTTGTGGATAAGATCAATGAGAAAGCAGGACCTTATATTGGGCTAGTGATGACTTTTCCTACTGAAGAACTTGCACTTATAGACTCTGCTTTCTTTGTTCCCAGCTCGGAGATCCCATGGGTTGACTTGGctg GAAGGAGGTTCAACATTGGGACTATTAAAGGTGAAGATGTAATTTATGTGATGACTGGAGAGCAAACA GTGAATGCAGGTATGACTGTTCAAATCCTACTTGATACATTTGATATCATAGGAATTGTTCATTATGGGATTGCTGGAAGTTCTAATGATTCAGTGTACATTGGTGATGTTAGTGTCCCAAATTATGTTGCCTATACAGGATCTTGGACATGGAAG GAATTCAGGTCAGCAGAGGAGAATGTAACAGAATTGAATTTTGGTAATTTCAACTTCCCTGAGAAGGGAGAGAATTTGTTGGCAATGATAGACTTCACTCCACAGCAATTGTACTCTGTTGGAAAACCAATGGAAGAGGTTTTTTGGCTTCCAATTGATccaaaattattcaatattgCTTCTGAACTTCAG GATGTAAAGCTAAAACAATGTGTCAGTGAGACATATTGTCTACCTGAAACACCAAAGGTTGTATATGGATTGAGAGGTTCTACTGCAGATATATACCTTGACAATGCAGCTTATAGAGAATTTCTCTTCAAAGCATTTAATGTCTCAACTGTTGATGAAGAGAGCGCTGCAATTGTAATg ACATCTCTATCAAATGGAGTGCCTTGTATTGTGTTTCGTGGTGTATCAGATTATGCAGGCGGAGAGGGATTACTGTCATCAACGAGCCTTACTTATTTGGCTGCTGTGAATGCTCTCAGTGTTGCTGTTGAGTTTATTGGATTATTTGGCGAGGAAGCTCCACGACCACTGAAAGTGGACACCATTTGA
- the LOC115960104 gene encoding peptidyl-tRNA hydrolase 2, mitochondrial: MDLTFLSAVLVGAGCLALGYYIGARYPGHIFISARLNKDSEVVGSGKKKDKQKEPLEIESLANILEDFKMVLVVRNDLKMGKGKIAAQCSHATLGLYKKLLHRAPKALNRWEMCAQPKVVVKIESEEDMLVLQERAKSLKLPTHITIDAGRTQIAPNSRTVMALLGPIEVVDDVTGGLKLL; this comes from the exons ATGGACCTGACGTTTCTGAGTGCTGTTCTAGTTGGGGCAGGTTGCCTTGCTCTGGGATACTACATTGGTGCGCGATATCCTGGTCATATCTTTATCTCAGCCAGATTAAATAAAGATAGTGAAGTTGTTGGTAGTGGGAAGAAGAAGGATAAGCAAAAAGAGCCCCTTGAGATTGAAAGTCTGGCTAACATTCTTGAAGACTTCAAAATG GTTTTGGTTGTGAGGAATGATCTAAAGATGGGTAAAGGCAAAATTGCTGCCCAGTGCAG TCATGCAACTTTGGGTCTTTATAAGAAGCTTCTTCATCGGGCACCAAAAGCGTTAAACAG GTGGGAGATGTGTGCGCAGCCTAAGGTGGTTGTAAAAATAGAAAGTGAGGAAGATATGCTAGTTTTGCAA GAGCGAGCAAAATCACTAAAATTACCAACCCACATTACAATTGATGCAGGGAGAACACAGATTGCACCAA ATTCAAGGACAGTGATGGCTCTTCTTG GACCTATTGAAGTGGTTGATGATGTAACTGGTGGACTAAAACTATTATAA